In the genome of Prosthecobacter dejongeii, the window GGGGCCTTGGTATCTCCAGCTACTTTGGCCAGCGTCTTCCACTCGTTTCGCTTCGCCAATTCAAGCTGAACCGCCACACGCACGCGCTGGTCGGCATGACCTAACAAGATTTGCAAATCATTCAGACTCTTTTCTGCAAAACCCGCTGTGAGGAGCTCGCGAGTTTCCTTGCGGGCAGCTGCATCGCTCCCCTTCTCTTCATCCACAGCCCAGACGGCCCCCTTTTCATCCAGGGGATAACCGCCCACCCAGTCTGCCATGTAGAAACGGCCATCGGGGCCCCAGCTCATGCCGATGCCCATGATGCCACTGTTGATCAGGCGCGCGCGGCTCATCTCAAAGGTGGCACCCACAGGCTTCACCGTGAAGGCTTCCATCTTGCCGGAGGGGAACTGATTCACAATGAAATGGCCGCGCAGGCGCTGGCCAAGGGCGGTGCCGGGCTCATGCAGGAAACCCGCAGGTCCGTTGGAATAATTGGCCAAAGGGGGCGTGATGTACAGCGGTTGCTCGGCCCCGGCCTTCCACATGTTTTCACGCATCCAGCGGCTATCCGCCTTCATGTATTGATGGTTGCAGCGCCAGCCGGTGTCGCTGCGTTCGGTGATGTAAACAAAGCGCTCACTTTCCCCCGGCATGTCGGCGTCGTTGTCTGCACCGAACATGTTGCCGAAGTCATCAAAGGCGACTTCTTGCACGTTGCGCAGGCCGTGGGCGAAAACTTCAAATCCAGTGCCATCAGGCTCCACCCGCATCACGGCACCTTCATGGGGATAGTACCATTTTTTACCCGCCTTATCGGTGACGTTCACACCTTTGTCCCCAATGCTCCAGTAAATGCGACCGTCAGGGCCGAGACGCGGCCCGTGCATGTCATGCCCAGCATAAGCGATGTGCATGCCAAAACCATGAGCGATGACTTCGCGGACATCTGCCACACCATCGTCATCCGTGTCCTTTAGCCGCCACAGGTCCGGGGCGATGGTGGCATACACCCAGCCATCGTGATAAAGCACGCCGGCGGCGATGCCTGTGACTTCGGTATTAAAACCTTCGGCAAATACGGTCATCTTGTCTGCGGTTCCATCACCATCTGTATCGCGAAGCTGATAGATGCGCTCGCTGTGGACGGTGAGGTCTTTCCAGTCAATGGAGCCATCCTTATTATGATCCTTCAGGCTGCCACGTGGACGGCGCATTTTCCCGGGAGCGAGCTCGCGATGATAAAACTCTCGCTTCTCTTCCACGCTGGTGAAGCTGACGTCATCCGGGATCCATTGCGTGTGCTCGCGAATGTCCAGATCCCCCACCTTGCGACGGGTAGTGGATGACACATAGACACGGCCTTTTTCATCCACCGTGCAAGCGACAGGATCTGGCACGTTCAGGTCACCGGACCAGCGATGCAGGGTGACCTCTGCTGCAGATGCAGAGAAAGAAACTAGAACTAGCAAAGACAGGACTCGCATGGGCAGGTGAGGGAAAAAGACTGTCACCTTTCATATCCAAAAAAAGTCCATGAGGCAAACACCATGGGAGAATTCTCTCCCAGGTTTAAGGCATCTGAACCGACTGGAAAGTGCGGGTGACAGGTGAATAGAGCAATACGTGCAAGCCATCGGCAGCGATGCCCATCCACGAAGTCGTAAAGGGCAACGAAGCCAGAGGGACAAGGGGGCTACCACTTGCGTAAATGGCGCGGTCTGAAAGCAAACGAGATCCATCCCGTGATATGGCTAAGATTTTCTGATTTAGGTTGCTTACGGCATTCAAGTTCGTGAGCAGGTAAGTTTGGCCTCCATAAATGAGCGAAGGACCAGTGGCGGGAATCAACAAAGGCTCTTCGACAGTCCCTGCGAAATAACTAGCCGTGACGAAGCTAACGCCCACCCCCGTGATGGCATAACGCACCAGACCGTGTGTAGTGCCGCTTTGTTGCACGGCTGCATACAGGCTAGAGCCATCTGCCGTAACGGCAGTAAGGCTGTTTCTCCCCAAAACCTGAGTAGCAGTGCCCACCGTGGCCCCGCTGGTGGATTGTCTCAATTGAAGGCTGTTTGCCGCACTCAAGGTCGCCAGGCGCCCAAACGTGCTTGCGTGAACCGCTACCTGCGGAGGAGAAACGGTGTAGGCCGCCTGCAAAGCCCGCGCGCCCTGCCGATGAGCGATCTGCACGCGGCGTCCGTCATCCACGAGTGTGTAGAGACGATCATCGGCTACATGGACCGTGAAATCCACCGCCGCATTCCCCACCTTCACTCCATGCTGGATGGCGGCGGTGGCCGGATCTACCCACAAGAGCCAGGAAGAGTAAGGTGCGGTCGCTTCACGATGCAGAGCATAGACGACAGGCAAGCTAGGGTCTGCCTGCATCTTAAGGACGTTTAGAGCCCCGAGAATTTCGAACTGGACTGGAATTTTAATGACATCGTGTCCCGAGGTCAGCGTGAGTTCCGCCACCGAAACACCCGCAGACAAAGAACTTGGGTTCAATGAAAGCAAAACGGTGGCTGGTCCGGTGCCAGAAGTTTGTCCGACGGTTACCCAAGCAACACTGCTGGATAATGACCAAGGGGTAGTAGCGCCTGCGGTTTGGATGGAGAGTGAATGCTGACTAAGTGCGGTTTCTCCAGGCATAGCGGCACTGGAGATCTGCCCCGGGGTGACACCTGCCTGAGCCATCCGAAAGCTCCACACAGGTCCTCTGACCACATGATCCTCAGCGGAACGGAGATCAATGCGCCAGTAGTAGCGCTGCCCCTGCACCAACTGCCCGCTGCCCAAAGAGAAAGTCGTGGAGGCAGACGAAGCATAAAACAGCCCGGGAGTCTGAATGGTAGCTGCCGCTACAGCGCTGGAATCCGTTCCCAAATAAACATCATAGAATGAAACGGAAGGATCTCCAGACCAAGACAGTTCCTTGAAAGTTACATTTTGCGCTTCCTCACTCGCCACCCCTGGAGAAACCGCGATACGCGGCAAGTAAGAGGTATCTAACGCGACTATTTCTCCGGTCAAAAGATGCGCATAAATCAATCTCGATTGATTGGGCGAAAACGCTGTGACCTGAGTCGCCGCAGGTAAATTCTGATGCACCTCACCATCATCAGCACGGATGATTTGGGTGGCAGTGACCCAGATGTCTTGATAAGCCGAGGCATTGAAAATCGAGTCACCTGTCAACTTACCCTGCGGGCCCCCGGCTAAATCCGAGGTCGTAAAAAAGTGTCCCTGCGTGATTACCGAATCCAAATTAGCCCCCAGCAGGATCGGCGAATGATGCCCGTCCTGAGCCAAAACAGCACTGGTGGCCGATAACTGCACCAAGGCATCCGTGGTACAGTCCACCCGCGCTAAAAAGGCAGAGCCCGAACTCCCCCAGCCCATCTGCGAGCGGGCATAAAGCGTGCGCTCATCCGGCGCTACGACAAAACTGCCAATGCCTACCAATCCAGGTAAACGGAAGGTAGCCCGCACCGCACCGGCGGCAAAGTCAAAGACGTGCAGCCCGGGGTTCTCCGTCGCATCTGTGTAATACACAATGCCTTCACGTCCAGCCTGCACATGGTACACATTTCCTACGTTCACGTGGTTAGGCAAGGCTTGCGTGGCCACGAGCTTGAAATCGTCCAAGTTCACGCGACTAACGGACTTCCCAGCAAAACTCACCGCATAAAGCGTGCGCTCATCCGTCGTTAGGTCCACGCTGCATACGTCGGTGGGCAGTGCTAAAATTTGGTCGATTGCTAACGTGGTAGGATTGATCGCCGCGAGAATTGAAGGTAGCCCCTCGTTCCCGCGCACCAATCCGAGCACCCGATCATGCCGGCGATCTGTCTGCAAGATGCTAAATTGCTTATTCAACACACGGCGCGTAACCTGCAGCACTCGCGTAGCATTTTCAGTGGTGACGGTAATCAACCCCTGATGCAAGCCCTCGGCTAGAGAAGCGGCATAATTCAGTGTGATCTCTGCATCCCCCCGACCACTTAACCGAGAAGGGACGATCCAAGGAACATTTGAAGAAAGTGTCCAGGCGGTAAAAGCCCCATCACGGCATTGAAGACCAAAAGAAGACGAAGGTGCAGAGACACCCGTTAGAGTAACGCTTTCCAGAAAATTTGTCGAAACGCTCAACTCTCCCGGCACGGTCTGGAGAGTCACCGGAATATGAACGGTGCCATTCAGTGGAGCATTGCTGGTTAGGGTAACCGTAGCGCTCTGGGTGTTCGGCACAGGCCCATTTGCCAGCAACGTGACGGGGAAGTAAGAAACTCCACCAGCCGTCGCTGTTCCACTCACCTGCCCTAGAGATAACCAGGGAGCAGAATCGCCAGGGGTAACGGAGGCCGCCCAGGTCAACGGAATGCCGCCGTCATTGCGAATCGTAAATACCGTGTTGAAAGACTGTCCTTCTTCTAAGGTCACATTCAAACTCGTGGAAGAAACTGACAGTGTGGGAGGCACGCCCGCTTGGCCAGCTACGGGAACAACCACGCTCGGAGTGATCGGGTTATTGGTCGTGAAAGTGAGATTTCCGGTCAACTGTTCTGCTGTTGTCGGAGCATAACGAACGGTAATATTGCGAACGGCATCTCTTGCCAAAATGATGGGGAATGTGGTGTCTAAAAGGCTAACATTCGAAGAGGGTAAAGAAGCTGCCGATATCACTAACTGCGAATTTCCCACGTTTTTGAGCGTGATTTGCCGTTGGGCCGTTCCCGGTAAAAAAAGAGTTCCGAAACTCAAGGCGGCTGGCGTGACTTGTAAAACCGGTTCTGCCGAAATGATGCGTGTGTAAAGCAGTCCCACTTGAGGCCGGGTGGGATCATTGGAAGAGACCGTGATTCCTTGGATCGAACTACCGGGAACCGTTATGGCCGTACTGGCAGTGGTTAAGGTAACGACCTGACTTCCCCCTGGAGCGATGGTGCCAGACCTCACATCCAACACCCCTGTGGTTAGGCTGCTCGAGATAGACCACGTTAACGGTGCGATGCCTGTGTTTTCCAAAGTGATAGGCGCACTGACAGGCACCCCAGGTCGGGTCGAAAGAGTGAGATTCAGCGGACTCACTCGAATCAACGGGGCCGCAATTCCTGAGGCAGTAAGGGGAATAGAAACAGCCGTGCCTCCTTCTGAATTGGATTGGATGATCAACTGCCCTTCATAGGCACGAGCCTCCTGCGGCGAAAAGCGAACATCCAGGTTAAAAATTTGCCCAGCAGCAATGATCGCAGAAGGCTGTGCGGGTATGCATGTAAACGCAGCTTCATTGCAGGTGGCCCCCGTGATGAGGAGCGGGCTATTACCGACATTTCGCAAAGTCAGCTTTTGAGTCACACTCCCATTCACAGGCGTATAGAGAAAATCAAGCTTTCCAGGCTCCACGTTTAGCACGGGAGCCGTCGGCACCGTCAGCGTCACAGGCACCTCCACCCGCGGAGTCGCCGGAGCGTTTCCACTGACCTCGATGGCCGCTAGATACGTGCCTGCCGCTAGACCCGTGGCATCCAGTTTCACTCTCAGTCGTGAGGTCGTGTCATCGGGCAATGACTGCCCATCTCCAGTCACAATCTTGAGCCACGGAATGGCTGCATCATGGGCGATCGCCAAAATAAACCGCTCCATAACTTGACGTGCTTGCACATCAGAAATGGAGGTGCCCACACCAGTCGAAAAGACCAGAGCATAGAGCCGAGTGCTCGCTGGCAACCCCATGATATCGTGATTGTCCAAGTCCGTATTGGTCGAGAACGAGTGAGATAAATTAGGGTGGTTAGGCAAGATCACCAGATGATTGACCGAGGTCACTGAGCTGCCGGAGACTCTCTTCAGAAATCCCACATAGCCATGCAGGTGAATAATCTCCCCGGTGGCAGTGCCAGCCCCATCCGCCCCAAGTCCACCGCGAAAACGTAAAGTGGAAACACCGTTAAGATCCGCCGCCATGACGAAAAGACCAGGTTGTTTGCGCGTAAAATAGCGGCTGGAGTTCCCCAGATTCTGATCCGTCGAAATGGCACCGTCACTGTAAGCTACGGCCTGTCCAGCATTGAGATTGGTAGAAATCAGATTCCCGGCATCATACATGTTCAAGCCCCCATCCGTTATGCTGTAACCGGAGGTTCCTTCCGTGAAGGCATACACATTTGGGATGAGTGAAGTTAGACTCGCATAACGCGAATTGAATCGCTGGAGCACCGTCGCCAAGCTCCCAGCATCAGCCGGCGAGTCGATTTCAACGGCGACCTGAGCGCTCCAATTTAGAGGTACATCCCCTTCGTTTCGCACTTGCAGTTCGACGTCTTTCATCCGGTTGGGAAAGACAGATTCGGCGATCTCTCCCGGTAGAATTTCCATGGTCGCGGGGGACACCACTTTTGCATTAACGGCCAACTTCACCGTTCCAGTGACACGACTATTCGTCCGCACGACAAGAGCTCCCTTGAAATTTTGGACTTTAGCCGACTGAAAAGAGCTATAGACAGGAACAGATTCACCGGGTTGTAGAGTCACTGTATTAGGCCAGCCGGGACGTAATTCGACATGCGCGGAAGTGATCGTTCGAATCTCCAAAGGCAGATTCCCCACATTGCGCAGTTCAAACGGCGCCGAAGCTAGATTTCCCTGCACAATTTCGCCCAAGTTCTGCTCTGCGGGCACGGCCTGCAAGACCGATTGACTGCTTACTTTCAAAGTTACAGGCACCACCACCTCAGGGCGGTGGGGATCATTGGTTCGGATACGAATTTCGGACTGGTAAACGCCTGCCGCCATTTGCTCAGTCATGAATTGCAAAGAGATCTCCTGCTGACTGCCTCCTGCCAAATGCACTGTATTGGCCATCTGTTGTAACCACCCCGCCTGCGCAGAGATGGGGCTCAAGCTCCACTCCAAAAGTTCTCCGCCAGTATTGGAGAGCTTGATCACTCGTGTTTGAGGGATACCTGGAGACGCACTTACGGTTAGGCTAGTCGGCGTGACCTTCACACTCGGCAGCCGCGCAGCCACACCAGCCACAGGAACAAAGAAAAATCTCTCAGGAACATTGGCAGCGAAGACCAGAGAAGAATTCATCTCTCCAACCTTAGTTGGCGCAAACTTTACCGGGATCTCTCGAGATTCACCCGGCAGGATCGTCATAGGCAGCTTAACTAGAGCTTGAAATGCACCATTGAGTCCCCTGCTCGCCTGTAACGTTAGCTTGACCAGTCCATGATTGGACAGAACTAATGTTTGAGTCTGCGATTGCCCAACATAGGTTTTGCCAAAAGATACCCCTTGATAAACCGGCACTGGAGCTGGGATCACCGTCATTACCAAGCCACCATTTAAAACAGGAGTATCAGGATCGTCCGTATCCCCACTTAGCCAAGCTGCATACATCCCAGGCTCTAAGGTCTGCGCCCGAAAACGCACTGTCACACTGGCCGACTTCCCCCGCGCAATGGTAAGCTCTGAGCTTCTTTCAACTTCGGCCCACTCCATCGCCGGAGTATCCACGAGTTCTAAACGAGGGCGCACATGCAGAATTCCCTTACCCGTATTTTTAAAGGTAAAGGTGCGAGTGAAAGTCTGTCCTTGTAATAACCGCACGTCGGCACGCAATGGACTCATGCTCACCTTAGGCGCATCCACATGGGTGCCGTTCACTGGCACTGTCCACAAGACATGCCTTGGATCATTGGTCACTAGATTGAATTCGGCCTGATGAAACCCTAGTGCAGCCTTTGCCAAAAAGGAGATTTTGAGAACCTGGGAATCACCTGGCCTAACCGTTAAAACTTCAGATGGAATCACTGCAAAAGCAGCGGCTCCCACGCCAGTAAAGCTACCGGGTTGAAGAATTAAATCGGCCGTTCCGTCATTGGTAACGATGATATCACGAGTGACTGGAGTGCGCTCAATGACGTCTCCAAACTCCAGGCTTTCTTGACTCAGCTTAACTTTAGGCGCTTCCAAAATCGTCATCACGACCGGGAGGACAGAAGACGGTTCATCTGGAATATTGGATCCGATAATCAACGAGGCACGATGGGCGCCCGCAGCTTCTTCACGACTGTCCAAACTCAAAGTGATATCCTGCTCCTGCCCTGGTGCCAAAGTTCCGAACAATGGCGTACAACTCAGCCAGGAAGGTCCCGCTAAAAGTCCGTCTATGATTTGGTTGGCGAACCGACGACCATCGCCCGTGGTAAAATTACTCGAATTCGTGATTTCATTGCCTACAACAACGACGATACCACTGCCTAACAACGAAACCGCTGCATGTGTGGAGCCGTCAGGCTCCCGAACTAACGGGACAGCCATACCACTCAGATTGAGAGTCCATCCCACCGCCAACTCTCGCAGAGAGATCACCCCTGCCGTGATCGGATGAGGCAAGATATCAGTCAGGGTCAAATCACGGTATGTTTTGGAAACTGGCTGAATTCCCGTCCCCGCCAATAAAGTTTCAGCTGGTAAGACCGAGGAAAAATTATCTGCCTCACATAGAAGTCCTGCGCCGGCTTGAACAACCGCACGCAGGTTGTTTAAATCGCTTGGCGTCAGATTGGTAATGGTATCATCCAAAAAGATCACGTGAATCCCCTTCAATTTGGCAGCCGTCAGAGGGGGCGACAACGTTACCACCACAGCGCCTCGAGCCTGTAAGTCTGCAATCAAAACCGAGCGGCTCACCGAGGTGGCCACAGCTCCGATCGTCACACCTTGAAGGTTACCGGACGCTCCTGTGATGGCAGGTATTTCTTGCGCTAAATCCGGCATGGATCCGACAACTAAATCAGGAACTTCCGATGATGAAACTGTCGTTGCAGGCAAGGAAAGACTGCTCGGCTCTTCAGCCACCTGTCGAGCTCGTAAATTCCATTCCAAAGGAGCTGTGCCATGATTGGTCAGAGTTATCCGCCGCTCTATCACGTCGCCACGTAGAATCTCTGACATCACAGACGCAGGACTGATCCCCAATTGAGGGCGGCTCAAGGCGAAGTCCAAGCCTGCTCGTCCAGGCGGAGCGATCACCTCTTGAGCAGCGCTTTTTAAAAAACCTTGGGCACTAGCGATGGCCTGATAGACGCCGTCTGTTAAAATGGTGCTAAACCGTCCCTCTTGATTGGTCGTGGCAGTCACCACACTAGGCCCTGTCAAAATCACGGTTGCATTGGCTAGAACAGAACCATCCTCAAGATCTGTGACACGGCCATTGACTACACTCGAACTGTAAAGACGAAATGGATAACGCAGAACCTGCAATTGCTGAGGAACTCCGTAGCGTAGAGTGAATACCAGCTCTTCCGAGTACGGTGTCGTTACGTCGGC includes:
- a CDS encoding Ig-like domain-containing protein codes for the protein MSLPDGVNEKAKLAAKSSSAHTVASSSLTKEGTRESGSAPKILNSAPSDQLSVKGPANLYEQRLLKGAAMLAEKKTYDAAKQITREERLWRTDFKYPLIREEVFIREMGRSPPTVRREYSVADHLLVRFPDGISESAIAGWAKKNGFYIRHELKTTSVKLIATNQVSLEAEKAILAAFQRDFTKNPEPTMAVAERDYVVFPTLAPDDTSFASLWGMHNTGQTGGVLDADIDAPEAWDITTGSKDVLVAVIDTGLDRNHPDLATNVWKNPGEIPGNFVDDDGNGFVDDVYGWDFFSNDNNSMDEDGHGTHCAGTIGAVGNNRAGVVGVCWQVSLVGLRFLGPGGGSTSDAIECVNYATALGVDLTSNSWGGGGFSSLLKQAIDDAGADQILFVAAAGNDGTDNDADAHYPANYTSENVIAVASTTASDIYSSFSNFGLTTVDVAAPGSSIYSTVPGPSFATLSGTSMATPHVSGALALAKSIAPMVSAAELKNKLLHTVDTVPALAGRTVSGGRLNAQKLVNSFAGPYPLLTVTAVREVGSGNGDGIPNPGESFVIEFSVINRGTQPATNVVTMVTSSAGAASRVNIPQNLKEVGTLQPGERINDSNGFVVTAGADVTTPYSEELVFTLRYGVPQQLQVLRYPFRLYSSSVVNGRVTDLEDGSVLANATVILTGPSVVTATTNQEGRFSTILTDGVYQAIASAQGFLKSAAQEVIAPPGRAGLDFALSRPQLGISPASVMSEILRGDVIERRITLTNHGTAPLEWNLRARQVAEEPSSLSLPATTVSSSEVPDLVVGSMPDLAQEIPAITGASGNLQGVTIGAVATSVSRSVLIADLQARGAVVVTLSPPLTAAKLKGIHVIFLDDTITNLTPSDLNNLRAVVQAGAGLLCEADNFSSVLPAETLLAGTGIQPVSKTYRDLTLTDILPHPITAGVISLRELAVGWTLNLSGMAVPLVREPDGSTHAAVSLLGSGIVVVVGNEITNSSNFTTGDGRRFANQIIDGLLAGPSWLSCTPLFGTLAPGQEQDITLSLDSREEAAGAHRASLIIGSNIPDEPSSVLPVVMTILEAPKVKLSQESLEFGDVIERTPVTRDIIVTNDGTADLILQPGSFTGVGAAAFAVIPSEVLTVRPGDSQVLKISFLAKAALGFHQAEFNLVTNDPRHVLWTVPVNGTHVDAPKVSMSPLRADVRLLQGQTFTRTFTFKNTGKGILHVRPRLELVDTPAMEWAEVERSSELTIARGKSASVTVRFRAQTLEPGMYAAWLSGDTDDPDTPVLNGGLVMTVIPAPVPVYQGVSFGKTYVGQSQTQTLVLSNHGLVKLTLQASRGLNGAFQALVKLPMTILPGESREIPVKFAPTKVGEMNSSLVFAANVPERFFFVPVAGVAARLPSVKVTPTSLTVSASPGIPQTRVIKLSNTGGELLEWSLSPISAQAGWLQQMANTVHLAGGSQQEISLQFMTEQMAAGVYQSEIRIRTNDPHRPEVVVPVTLKVSSQSVLQAVPAEQNLGEIVQGNLASAPFELRNVGNLPLEIRTITSAHVELRPGWPNTVTLQPGESVPVYSSFQSAKVQNFKGALVVRTNSRVTGTVKLAVNAKVVSPATMEILPGEIAESVFPNRMKDVELQVRNEGDVPLNWSAQVAVEIDSPADAGSLATVLQRFNSRYASLTSLIPNVYAFTEGTSGYSITDGGLNMYDAGNLISTNLNAGQAVAYSDGAISTDQNLGNSSRYFTRKQPGLFVMAADLNGVSTLRFRGGLGADGAGTATGEIIHLHGYVGFLKRVSGSSVTSVNHLVILPNHPNLSHSFSTNTDLDNHDIMGLPASTRLYALVFSTGVGTSISDVQARQVMERFILAIAHDAAIPWLKIVTGDGQSLPDDTTSRLRVKLDATGLAAGTYLAAIEVSGNAPATPRVEVPVTLTVPTAPVLNVEPGKLDFLYTPVNGSVTQKLTLRNVGNSPLLITGATCNEAAFTCIPAQPSAIIAAGQIFNLDVRFSPQEARAYEGQLIIQSNSEGGTAVSIPLTASGIAAPLIRVSPLNLTLSTRPGVPVSAPITLENTGIAPLTWSISSSLTTGVLDVRSGTIAPGGSQVVTLTTASTAITVPGSSIQGITVSSNDPTRPQVGLLYTRIISAEPVLQVTPAALSFGTLFLPGTAQRQITLKNVGNSQLVISAASLPSSNVSLLDTTFPIILARDAVRNITVRYAPTTAEQLTGNLTFTTNNPITPSVVVPVAGQAGVPPTLSVSSTSLNVTLEEGQSFNTVFTIRNDGGIPLTWAASVTPGDSAPWLSLGQVSGTATAGGVSYFPVTLLANGPVPNTQSATVTLTSNAPLNGTVHIPVTLQTVPGELSVSTNFLESVTLTGVSAPSSSFGLQCRDGAFTAWTLSSNVPWIVPSRLSGRGDAEITLNYAASLAEGLHQGLITVTTENATRVLQVTRRVLNKQFSILQTDRRHDRVLGLVRGNEGLPSILAAINPTTLAIDQILALPTDVCSVDLTTDERTLYAVSFAGKSVSRVNLDDFKLVATQALPNHVNVGNVYHVQAGREGIVYYTDATENPGLHVFDFAAGAVRATFRLPGLVGIGSFVVAPDERTLYARSQMGWGSSGSAFLARVDCTTDALVQLSATSAVLAQDGHHSPILLGANLDSVITQGHFFTTSDLAGGPQGKLTGDSIFNASAYQDIWVTATQIIRADDGEVHQNLPAATQVTAFSPNQSRLIYAHLLTGEIVALDTSYLPRIAVSPGVASEEAQNVTFKELSWSGDPSVSFYDVYLGTDSSAVAAATIQTPGLFYASSASTTFSLGSGQLVQGQRYYWRIDLRSAEDHVVRGPVWSFRMAQAGVTPGQISSAAMPGETALSQHSLSIQTAGATTPWSLSSSVAWVTVGQTSGTGPATVLLSLNPSSLSAGVSVAELTLTSGHDVIKIPVQFEILGALNVLKMQADPSLPVVYALHREATAPYSSWLLWVDPATAAIQHGVKVGNAAVDFTVHVADDRLYTLVDDGRRVQIAHRQGARALQAAYTVSPPQVAVHASTFGRLATLSAANSLQLRQSTSGATVGTATQVLGRNSLTAVTADGSSLYAAVQQSGTTHGLVRYAITGVGVSFVTASYFAGTVEEPLLIPATGPSLIYGGQTYLLTNLNAVSNLNQKILAISRDGSRLLSDRAIYASGSPLVPLASLPFTTSWMGIAADGLHVLLYSPVTRTFQSVQMP